In the genome of Leeuwenhoekiella sp. MAR_2009_132, one region contains:
- a CDS encoding DUF423 domain-containing protein gives MEILVSQFFGSLFGFLAIVFGAFGAHALKKKLNEDQMRSFETGIKYQMYHAILLLVLSFNLNFNSRLESVIIICFSLGTFLFSFSIYGLCLSSAAGTKMRFLGPITPLGGLLLAVGWLLLMVHFFQSYF, from the coding sequence ATGGAAATTTTAGTAAGTCAGTTTTTTGGATCGTTGTTTGGTTTTTTAGCAATTGTGTTTGGTGCTTTTGGTGCTCACGCGCTCAAGAAAAAATTAAATGAAGATCAAATGAGAAGTTTTGAGACTGGAATAAAATATCAAATGTATCACGCCATTCTATTATTGGTTTTAAGCTTCAATCTTAATTTTAATTCGCGTTTAGAATCAGTAATTATTATATGTTTCAGCCTTGGTACATTTTTATTTTCTTTTTCCATTTACGGTCTTTGCCTTAGTAGTGCTGCAGGAACTAAAATGCGATTTTTAGGACCTATAACTCCATTAGGAGGCTTGTTGCTTGCTGTAGGGTGGTTATTATTAATGGTACATTTTTTTCAGAGTTATTTTTAA
- a CDS encoding adenine phosphoribosyltransferase encodes MNLKNYITDVPNFPKEGITFKDISPLLANPEATNKAVELLAKGLYGFDATKIVGIESRGFLLGILLAQKLKLGFVPIRKPGKLPGAIISQSYALEYGEDSIEIQENSIKPGDLVIVHDDVLATGGTAAAACKLVEKCEGTVVQCNFLMELNFLEGRSKISNYPLHSIVHY; translated from the coding sequence ATGAATTTGAAAAATTATATTACAGACGTACCTAACTTCCCTAAAGAAGGGATAACTTTTAAAGATATTAGTCCCCTACTCGCTAATCCTGAAGCTACAAACAAAGCTGTAGAGCTACTTGCAAAGGGTTTATACGGTTTTGATGCTACAAAAATTGTAGGCATAGAAAGTAGAGGATTTTTATTAGGCATTCTTTTAGCCCAAAAATTAAAACTGGGTTTTGTGCCCATTCGCAAACCGGGAAAATTACCGGGAGCCATAATTAGCCAAAGCTATGCGCTTGAGTATGGTGAAGATTCTATCGAAATTCAGGAGAACAGTATTAAACCCGGAGATTTAGTTATTGTTCACGATGATGTTTTAGCAACTGGCGGGACAGCAGCAGCAGCTTGTAAACTGGTAGAAAAATGTGAAGGTACTGTAGTACAATGTAATTTTTTAATGGAACTAAATTTCCTGGAAGGAAGATCTAAAATTAGCAACTATCCACTTCATAGCATTGTACATTACTAG
- a CDS encoding M56 family metallopeptidase → MLLITYLLKSAAILAIFYVAYKLLLEKETFFKLNRHFLFIGILTAIFAPAITLSRTVYKKEPLINFDIPVQNSVSHDVTTAAWLDINGWQIAGLIYGVGVLIMIFLLFKKIINILIFIKKTASTTRNGFHYIQIDGLETPFSFFNYIVLDHTGHNQAELDMIILHEQTHARQRHSLDMLLMQVTLVMLWFNPFAWLYKKAVDQNLEYLADFATASQVADQKQYQMALVRVALPQRVPSLTHSFYQSFIKKRIVMLNKQESKRINKWKMLLVLPVMAAFMWSFNVKEVVSYTSESEAENATVSGEQAAQSASLATSQKETGETSEMKTNPVIELTPKTESPMTNLKEFKKVISKSATKAELDALVKELKSEYKVSLKYSKLKYNSQGLITSITLNVVDEESGSKSSSSYNSSNPIGDIVIYRSEDGSFGVVSASNSITQRSGTNTIVSGSDAMREQMDARRAQMDERRAEMEKRREEMDKRREEMDARRLELDQQREEMEKQSKSINQKIDEEEKPIKIELREKHSNAKYVKDQNAENESSKALIVIDGKVVENKNLNSIDPATIESINVLKGEEQTKQYKDQMKGKTGVIIIKLKKGSN, encoded by the coding sequence ATGTTACTTATAACCTACCTATTAAAAAGCGCCGCTATATTAGCTATTTTTTATGTGGCCTATAAACTGTTATTAGAAAAAGAAACCTTTTTTAAACTAAACAGACATTTTTTATTTATTGGAATCCTCACAGCAATCTTTGCACCCGCAATTACATTGAGTCGTACAGTTTATAAAAAAGAACCGCTTATAAATTTTGATATTCCCGTGCAGAATAGCGTCTCGCATGACGTTACAACAGCGGCCTGGCTAGATATCAATGGCTGGCAAATTGCCGGTTTAATATATGGAGTAGGGGTTTTAATAATGATTTTTTTACTGTTTAAAAAAATTATAAATATTCTGATTTTTATTAAAAAGACAGCCTCTACAACACGTAATGGATTTCATTATATTCAAATTGATGGTTTAGAAACTCCATTTTCATTTTTTAATTATATTGTTTTAGACCATACGGGTCATAACCAGGCAGAACTGGATATGATCATTCTTCACGAGCAAACCCACGCGCGCCAGCGTCACAGTTTAGATATGCTTCTGATGCAAGTTACATTGGTGATGCTTTGGTTTAATCCTTTTGCGTGGCTTTATAAGAAAGCAGTAGATCAAAACTTAGAATACCTCGCAGACTTTGCTACAGCCAGTCAAGTTGCAGATCAAAAACAATATCAAATGGCATTGGTACGCGTTGCTTTACCGCAAAGAGTACCAAGCCTTACACATTCATTTTATCAATCATTTATTAAAAAGCGAATAGTTATGTTAAACAAACAAGAATCAAAAAGGATCAATAAGTGGAAAATGCTTCTGGTTTTACCGGTAATGGCAGCATTTATGTGGAGTTTTAATGTAAAAGAAGTTGTAAGCTATACTTCGGAAAGCGAGGCGGAAAATGCTACTGTTTCAGGGGAGCAAGCTGCACAATCTGCGTCATTAGCAACCTCTCAAAAAGAAACTGGTGAAACTTCAGAAATGAAAACAAATCCAGTTATAGAATTAACTCCTAAAACTGAATCACCTATGACCAACTTAAAAGAATTTAAAAAGGTGATTTCTAAATCTGCTACAAAAGCAGAATTAGATGCTTTAGTAAAAGAGTTGAAATCTGAATACAAGGTTTCGCTAAAGTATTCAAAGCTTAAATACAACAGCCAGGGCTTAATTACATCTATAACTTTAAATGTAGTAGATGAAGAATCTGGTAGCAAATCAAGCTCGTCTTACAATAGCTCAAACCCTATAGGAGATATTGTTATTTATAGATCTGAAGATGGAAGTTTTGGAGTGGTTTCTGCTTCAAATAGTATCACACAACGTTCAGGTACAAATACAATTGTAAGTGGTAGTGATGCTATGCGAGAACAAATGGATGCTCGTCGTGCTCAAATGGATGAGCGTAGAGCAGAAATGGAGAAGCGCCGTGAGGAAATGGATAAAAGACGTGAAGAAATGGACGCGCGAAGGTTAGAACTTGATCAGCAACGTGAAGAAATGGAGAAGCAAAGTAAATCCATTAATCAGAAAATTGATGAAGAAGAAAAACCTATTAAAATTGAGTTGCGCGAGAAACATTCAAATGCAAAATATGTTAAAGATCAAAATGCTGAAAATGAATCCTCAAAAGCTCTAATCGTAATAGATGGTAAAGTTGTGGAGAATAAAAATTTAAATAGCATAGATCCTGCTACTATAGAATCTATAAATGTTCTTAAAGGTGAAGAACAAACAAAACAATATAAAGATCAAATGAAAGGAAAAACAGGAGTTATCATAATTAAACTGAAAAAAGGTAGCAATTAG
- a CDS encoding BlaI/MecI/CopY family transcriptional regulator — protein sequence MEKLTNKEEEIMHVLWNLEKAFVKEVQAGLEDENLHYNTVSTIVRNLEEKGYVGYKAYGKTHQYFPIITKEAYGHKFWNEATRRFFDSSYKNMVSFFAKEEKITANELREILELIENKQ from the coding sequence ATGGAAAAATTAACAAATAAGGAAGAAGAGATTATGCACGTGCTTTGGAATCTAGAAAAAGCATTCGTTAAAGAAGTGCAGGCTGGTCTCGAGGATGAAAACTTACATTACAATACCGTATCTACAATTGTTAGAAATCTTGAAGAGAAAGGTTATGTGGGATATAAAGCATATGGTAAAACACATCAATATTTTCCTATTATTACTAAAGAAGCTTACGGTCATAAATTCTGGAACGAAGCTACAAGACGATTTTTTGATAGTTCGTATAAAAATATGGTTTCCTTTTTTGCTAAGGAAGAGAAGATTACAGCAAACGAATTGCGTGAGATTCTCGAATTAATTGAAAATAAACAGTAG
- the cdaA gene encoding diadenylate cyclase CdaA: MDILENFRILDLVDILLVATLLYYLYKLVKGTVAINIFLGICIIWVIWKITQLLQMEMLSTILGQFIGAGMFALIVVFQQEIRKFLLMIGSTNIGRKSGFLKHIKFLQDEAKDSSNTKVEVIIEACEKMGSDKTGALIVIQRTTNLDFVKNTGDSMNLEVNKPILQSIFFKNSTLHDGAVIIEENRITATRAILPVSNERNIPLRFGLRHRAAVGITEKTDAVALVVSEETGAISYLKDGEFVLFKTTQELIELLRKDLS; encoded by the coding sequence TTGGACATTCTTGAAAATTTTAGAATACTCGATTTAGTCGATATTCTATTAGTTGCAACCCTACTCTACTACCTTTACAAACTTGTTAAAGGGACTGTTGCTATTAATATATTTCTAGGAATTTGTATTATCTGGGTCATCTGGAAAATCACCCAGTTGTTACAAATGGAAATGTTAAGTACCATTCTAGGACAGTTTATAGGTGCTGGGATGTTTGCTTTGATTGTTGTCTTTCAACAAGAAATACGTAAGTTTCTTTTAATGATAGGATCTACTAACATAGGTCGCAAAAGCGGATTTTTAAAGCACATTAAATTTTTACAAGATGAAGCCAAAGATTCTTCAAACACTAAAGTTGAAGTAATCATTGAAGCCTGTGAGAAAATGGGAAGCGATAAAACGGGAGCGTTAATTGTGATTCAACGTACTACAAATCTAGATTTTGTAAAAAACACCGGGGATTCTATGAATCTGGAAGTAAACAAACCCATTTTACAAAGTATCTTTTTCAAGAACTCTACACTTCACGACGGAGCTGTAATTATCGAAGAAAATAGAATTACCGCAACCCGAGCCATTCTTCCTGTTTCTAATGAACGTAACATACCGCTACGTTTTGGTTTACGGCACAGAGCAGCTGTAGGTATAACAGAAAAAACAGATGCAGTAGCCCTAGTAGTGAGTGAAGAAACCGGAGCAATAAGTTATTTAAAAGATGGGGAATTTGTACTCTTTAAAACCACTCAGGAACTTATAGAACTGTTACGGAAAGATCTTTCTTAA
- a CDS encoding ABC transporter ATP-binding protein, whose amino-acid sequence MAEETKGNAFDFGLFKRLLGYTKPYRVRLYFVAFAAILISVFAVLRPIYLELAIDQGMQPKDIDSLIYYIQLTLVVLLGESLFQLLFIYFANWLGQQVVRDIRVKLFGHMIRFKMQYYDKSAVGRLVTRAVNDIETIASIFSEGLFMIISDMLKMLVIAGVMLYKSWQLALIVFVILPFILYATRIFQKKMKVAFEEVRTQVANLNSFVQERVTGMKIVQIFSREDIEREKFDGINKKHMRAWNKTVWYNSIFFPVAEMVTSITIGLLVWYGGLRAAQSDVITIGLVTAFIQFSQMLFTPLRQIADKFNTLQMGMVAANRVFAILDTDSRIEDKGTHILKNIKGDLAFEDVRFSYISNEEVLKGINLEVKAGETVAIVGSTGAGKSTIINLLGRFYEIDSGKIKIDGIDIKEVKLSSLRAEIAVVLQDVFLFADSILNNITLNNPNITEADVIEAAKAIGVDSFISSLPNGYHYNVKERGAMLSSGQRQLIAFLRAYVSNPGILVLDEATSSVDSNSEQLIQKAINKITKGRTSIVIAHRLATIKKADKIIVMDKGVIVEIGSHKELLQKEGGYYRNLYEVQFAANQEIV is encoded by the coding sequence ATGGCAGAAGAGACTAAGGGTAATGCATTTGATTTTGGGCTTTTTAAGCGTTTGCTTGGTTATACTAAGCCATATCGCGTAAGGCTTTACTTTGTGGCTTTTGCCGCAATATTAATATCTGTTTTTGCTGTATTAAGGCCTATCTATCTGGAGCTTGCAATAGATCAAGGTATGCAGCCTAAAGATATTGATAGCTTAATTTATTATATTCAGCTTACCCTGGTTGTTTTATTAGGTGAATCCCTATTTCAACTGCTATTTATTTATTTTGCAAACTGGCTGGGTCAACAAGTAGTACGTGACATTCGTGTGAAACTTTTTGGTCATATGATTCGCTTTAAAATGCAGTATTATGATAAATCTGCTGTAGGTAGGTTGGTTACCCGTGCTGTTAATGATATTGAAACCATAGCAAGTATATTTAGCGAAGGTCTATTTATGATAATTAGTGACATGCTCAAAATGCTTGTTATTGCGGGTGTTATGCTTTATAAAAGCTGGCAATTAGCACTCATCGTTTTTGTTATTCTACCTTTTATACTTTATGCAACCCGTATTTTTCAAAAGAAGATGAAAGTCGCTTTTGAAGAAGTACGTACGCAGGTAGCTAATTTAAATTCGTTTGTACAGGAGCGTGTAACCGGGATGAAAATCGTACAGATTTTCTCAAGAGAAGATATAGAGCGTGAGAAATTTGATGGCATAAATAAGAAACATATGCGTGCCTGGAATAAGACGGTTTGGTATAACTCGATTTTCTTTCCGGTTGCAGAAATGGTTACTTCAATAACAATTGGTCTTTTGGTTTGGTACGGCGGTCTGCGGGCAGCACAAAGTGATGTTATAACTATAGGTTTAGTTACTGCTTTTATACAATTTTCGCAAATGCTTTTTACGCCTTTAAGGCAAATAGCAGATAAGTTTAATACGCTACAAATGGGTATGGTAGCCGCAAACCGGGTCTTTGCCATACTAGATACCGATTCTAGAATTGAAGATAAAGGAACTCATATTTTAAAGAATATTAAAGGTGATCTTGCTTTTGAAGATGTGCGTTTTAGTTATATTTCTAATGAAGAAGTCTTAAAGGGGATTAACCTCGAAGTAAAAGCAGGAGAGACGGTTGCCATTGTAGGTTCTACAGGTGCAGGAAAATCTACGATAATTAATCTACTAGGTCGTTTTTATGAAATAGACAGTGGTAAAATTAAAATTGATGGTATAGATATTAAAGAGGTAAAACTAAGTTCGCTGCGTGCTGAAATCGCTGTTGTTTTGCAAGATGTATTCTTATTTGCAGATTCTATATTAAATAACATAACCTTAAATAATCCTAATATCACTGAAGCAGACGTAATTGAAGCTGCTAAAGCTATTGGTGTAGATTCTTTTATAAGTAGTCTGCCTAACGGCTATCATTATAATGTTAAGGAACGAGGGGCAATGCTCTCTAGTGGCCAGCGACAGCTTATTGCATTTCTACGTGCATACGTGAGCAATCCTGGAATTTTGGTTCTTGATGAAGCAACTTCATCTGTAGATTCTAATAGCGAACAGCTTATTCAAAAAGCGATAAATAAAATTACAAAAGGCAGAACTTCTATTGTTATAGCACACCGCCTTGCCACTATAAAGAAAGCAGATAAGATTATTGTTATGGATAAAGGCGTAATCGTTGAGATAGGCAGTCATAAAGAGCTCCTTCAAAAGGAGGGTGGTTATTACCGCAATCTTTATGAAGTTCAATTTGCGGCTAATCAAGAAATCGTTTAA
- the truA gene encoding tRNA pseudouridine(38-40) synthase TruA, with amino-acid sequence MRYFIEIAYDGQPYHGWQRQPHSISVQEVLEDALSTLLRGDVAVTGAGRTDAGVHAKQLFAHFDVEVAFSEEELKHLQHRLNRFMPQSIAVNSILPVREEAHARFDAVARSYEYKIHQAKNPFLNNQSYFFEKELDVDLMNLAAGHLLGKQDFKSFSRSNTDVKTYLCEITKANWERKDEQLIFTITADRFLRNMVRAVVGTLLDVGMQNIAPSQVKTIIASRARSEAGASAPAHGLYLTAVKYPEEIFKIDGRRD; translated from the coding sequence TTGCGGTATTTTATCGAGATAGCATATGATGGTCAACCCTATCACGGTTGGCAGCGGCAGCCCCATAGTATAAGTGTGCAAGAGGTTTTAGAAGACGCTTTGTCTACATTATTACGAGGTGATGTTGCTGTTACCGGAGCTGGGAGAACAGATGCCGGTGTTCATGCAAAACAACTCTTTGCTCACTTTGACGTAGAGGTTGCTTTTTCAGAAGAAGAATTAAAGCATTTGCAGCACCGTTTAAACCGGTTTATGCCCCAGAGTATTGCGGTAAATTCAATTTTACCTGTTAGGGAAGAAGCACACGCGCGGTTTGATGCTGTTGCGCGCAGTTATGAATATAAAATACATCAGGCTAAGAATCCATTTTTAAACAATCAATCTTATTTTTTTGAGAAAGAACTTGATGTAGATCTTATGAATCTTGCGGCTGGGCACTTGCTCGGTAAACAAGATTTTAAAAGTTTCAGCAGATCAAATACAGACGTGAAAACTTATCTTTGCGAGATTACTAAGGCGAACTGGGAACGTAAAGACGAGCAATTAATTTTTACAATTACTGCAGACCGTTTTTTGCGTAATATGGTACGTGCTGTGGTAGGAACCTTATTAGATGTTGGGATGCAAAATATAGCGCCTTCGCAGGTAAAAACTATAATTGCCAGCAGAGCACGTTCTGAAGCAGGAGCATCGGCACCGGCACACGGGCTATACTTAACGGCAGTTAAATATCCAGAAGAAATTTTTAAGATAGATGGCAGAAGAGACTAA
- a CDS encoding metallophosphoesterase family protein: MKKILLLSDTHSYIDDRILAYAEKADEIWHAGDIGSLEVTDALKKIKPLRAVFGNIDDHEIRKEFPLNNRFICEGVDVLITHIGGYPGRYSPAIREKLRANPPKLFICGHSHILKVMPDRKLNLLHMNPGAIGIHGFHKVRTMLRFTVDNGNIENLEVIEIERK, translated from the coding sequence ATGAAAAAAATTCTCCTCCTTAGTGACACGCATAGCTATATAGATGATCGTATTTTAGCGTATGCCGAAAAAGCAGATGAAATCTGGCACGCGGGAGATATAGGCAGTCTTGAAGTCACAGACGCCTTAAAAAAAATAAAACCCTTGCGGGCAGTATTTGGTAACATAGATGATCACGAAATCAGGAAAGAATTTCCTTTAAATAATAGATTTATCTGTGAAGGTGTTGATGTTTTGATAACTCACATTGGTGGTTATCCCGGTAGATATTCCCCGGCAATACGCGAAAAATTACGCGCAAACCCGCCTAAACTCTTTATTTGTGGTCACTCTCACATTTTAAAAGTAATGCCAGATCGCAAGCTTAATCTGTTACACATGAACCCTGGTGCAATAGGCATTCACGGCTTTCATAAAGTACGTACTATGCTAAGATTTACCGTAGATAACGGAAATATAGAAAATCTCGAAGTTATTGAGATCGAAAGAAAATAA
- a CDS encoding DUF4293 domain-containing protein: MIQRIQSIYLFLAAVVSACLLFAIPVYSTAGGDLVYAVDKLELVGLFFGSALLSLITIFLFKNRKLQFVLGRLNIILNFILLGVLVYQSQILSGGAAAPEKGIGMLIPIISIVFIALANKAIKRDEDLVKSVDRLR, encoded by the coding sequence ATGATTCAACGTATACAGAGTATTTATCTTTTTCTTGCGGCAGTAGTTTCTGCTTGTTTGCTTTTTGCTATTCCGGTATATAGTACAGCAGGAGGTGACTTAGTTTACGCTGTTGATAAATTAGAGTTAGTAGGGTTGTTTTTTGGAAGCGCTTTACTATCTTTGATTACTATTTTTTTATTTAAAAACAGAAAGCTTCAGTTTGTTCTGGGCCGACTTAATATAATATTGAACTTTATTTTGCTAGGTGTATTGGTTTACCAGTCGCAAATCTTATCTGGAGGGGCGGCGGCTCCTGAGAAGGGTATTGGGATGCTAATCCCCATCATTTCTATCGTTTTTATCGCTTTGGCCAACAAAGCAATTAAGCGGGATGAGGATCTTGTAAAATCTGTTGACCGGTTACGATAG
- the rho gene encoding transcription termination factor Rho, translated as MFNISELKAKKLPELQEIAKGLDIPKYRTLKKLDLVYKVLDQQAADPKAVAEVIEVSSNEKSTKPNTPEVQKTPKPRAQNKNNPKNNRPERDNSKKPEPAAAAKNEDVKTEKPEIKEDRQRKPRPAKSESDSSKQNDNKPQKTRARNENSSNSNNRSNTRERDTNGNSNSNSNNNNNSNNRNNNRNTNSGNNGNKDTRNRYREPDYEFEGLIESEGVLDIMQDGYGFLRSSDYNYLSSPDDIYVSQSQIRLFGLKTGDTVLGVIRPPKEGEKYFPLIKVSKINGLDPSVVRDRVSFEHLTPLFPKEKFNIADRQSTISTRVMDLFAPIGKGQRGMIVSQPKTGKTMLLKDVANAIAANHPEVYQMILLIDERPEEVTDMQRNVKGEVVASTFDKEAHEHVRVANIVLEKAKRLVECGHDVVILLDSITRLARAYNTVQPASGKILSGGVDANALHKPKRFFGAARNIENGGSLTIIATALTETGSKMDEVIFEEFKGTGNMELQLDRKIANRRIFPAIDLTSSSTRRDDLLLSDNAIQRMWVMRKYLADMNPVEAMEFVSERIKQTRNNEEFLISMNG; from the coding sequence ATGTTTAATATTTCAGAATTAAAAGCTAAGAAACTTCCCGAACTTCAGGAAATAGCTAAAGGCCTAGATATCCCCAAATACAGGACCTTAAAAAAACTAGACTTAGTATATAAAGTCCTAGATCAACAAGCTGCAGATCCTAAAGCTGTGGCAGAAGTTATAGAAGTCTCCTCTAACGAGAAATCTACAAAACCGAATACTCCAGAGGTTCAAAAGACACCAAAACCAAGAGCTCAAAACAAAAACAATCCTAAGAATAATCGTCCTGAACGAGATAATTCTAAGAAACCAGAGCCAGCTGCTGCAGCTAAAAATGAGGATGTCAAGACAGAAAAACCTGAAATAAAAGAAGACAGACAGCGCAAACCAAGACCTGCAAAGTCTGAGTCTGATTCTTCTAAACAAAACGACAATAAGCCTCAAAAAACTAGAGCTCGTAACGAAAATTCTTCTAATTCTAATAACCGCTCTAATACTAGAGAAAGAGATACTAACGGTAATAGTAATAGCAACTCAAACAACAATAACAACTCTAATAATCGTAATAATAACCGCAATACAAACTCTGGCAATAACGGAAACAAAGACACGCGTAACCGTTACAGAGAGCCAGATTATGAATTTGAAGGACTAATAGAAAGCGAAGGAGTATTAGATATTATGCAGGATGGGTATGGCTTTTTACGCTCATCAGATTACAATTATCTATCATCACCAGATGATATTTATGTATCTCAGTCTCAAATCAGATTATTTGGATTAAAAACAGGAGACACTGTACTTGGAGTTATTCGCCCACCTAAAGAAGGTGAGAAATATTTTCCACTTATTAAAGTATCAAAAATAAATGGCTTAGATCCTAGTGTAGTACGTGATCGCGTTTCTTTTGAGCATTTAACACCTTTATTTCCTAAAGAAAAATTCAATATTGCAGACCGTCAAAGCACAATCTCCACTCGTGTGATGGATTTGTTTGCCCCTATAGGAAAAGGGCAACGTGGTATGATTGTATCACAACCCAAAACAGGTAAAACTATGCTTCTTAAGGATGTTGCAAATGCAATTGCAGCTAATCACCCAGAGGTTTATCAAATGATATTACTTATTGATGAGCGTCCTGAGGAAGTAACAGATATGCAACGTAATGTAAAAGGCGAAGTTGTAGCTTCTACTTTTGATAAGGAAGCTCACGAGCATGTGCGCGTTGCAAATATTGTATTAGAGAAAGCAAAGCGCCTTGTAGAGTGTGGTCACGATGTGGTTATACTACTGGATTCAATTACGCGTTTAGCAAGAGCTTACAACACAGTACAACCTGCTTCAGGTAAAATTTTAAGTGGTGGTGTAGATGCAAATGCACTTCATAAGCCAAAGCGTTTCTTTGGTGCTGCCAGAAATATAGAAAATGGCGGATCATTGACTATCATTGCTACTGCTCTTACAGAAACAGGCTCAAAAATGGACGAGGTTATTTTTGAAGAATTTAAAGGAACCGGTAACATGGAGCTTCAGTTAGATCGTAAGATTGCAAACCGAAGAATTTTCCCTGCTATAGACCTTACTTCTTCAAGTACTAGACGAGATGATTTATTATTAAGTGATAACGCAATACAAAGAATGTGGGTAATGCGTAAATATCTTGCTGATATGAATCCCGTTGAAGCTATGGAATTTGTTAGCGAGCGCATAAAACAAACTAGAAATAACGAGGAGTTCTTAATATCAATGAACGGATAA
- the rpsT gene encoding 30S ribosomal protein S20, which yields MANHKSSLKRIRNSEVKRLRNRYQSRTTRNAMKRLREADKAEATTLFPSVVSMIDKLAKNNIIHDNKASNLKSQLAKHVNAL from the coding sequence ATGGCAAATCACAAGTCATCTCTAAAGAGAATTAGAAATAGCGAAGTAAAGCGTTTAAGAAATCGTTACCAGAGCAGAACTACTCGTAACGCAATGAAGAGATTGCGTGAGGCAGATAAAGCTGAAGCAACAACTTTGTTTCCATCTGTGGTTTCTATGATTGATAAGTTAGCTAAGAATAATATCATTCACGATAACAAAGCTTCTAACTTAAAATCTCAACTTGCTAAGCACGTGAACGCGTTATAG